A genomic stretch from Limanda limanda chromosome 11, fLimLim1.1, whole genome shotgun sequence includes:
- the LOC133013934 gene encoding meprin A subunit beta-like, giving the protein MLKAPNVQRSSTNDDDYLWEFPVPYVLRNDLEINAKGVILRALDEYRLKSCIDFRPRNEEYYYINVRKLNGCWSYVGKYFSGQEISIGSYCDTISTVQHEFLHALGFYHEQSRYDRDDHVKIQFENIIEGFEGNFEKVNKTDSTVSGLPYDYNSVMHYSSGAFSNGNGSTIVTKDPKFQNVIGQRQQMSPIDVKELNRRYKCKSTTAFHMFCSFSNESMCGMNSCSNSGNDNGWEMVKQAQGGPETDHTTLPTASSMNGKKEGYFMHASTASGEEGKTSQLETKMMEPTRECHVQCLQFYYYHSGSESDILNIWIREFDDQYDLEGTRRLMGQITGPQTSHWRIHHVSLNATKHFQVEFEALTGAGNSSGGFSIDDINLSEIECPHGSLQIDNYMENNNKTSFIYSPRQYTIDGYAYRIAVQFKGSYFSLIMQMLSGENDEKLQWPCLQRQMTLRMLDQTPNLQLHMSDEGSFTTSPNQVNNLGLSPWDNPRKNGTEFVDENNQTAFAGPLQGYKTFAYIDLIQSRNYVKGDSLIITFSFQDLNPLINESALPCPELAPVKLEPPMDLDSGSCVPRIAPVTRPPPPPTMPPKTTHPTPTHPTTMPPKTTDDKSIFGFSPAMVASPVLTLLLALMLSMP; this is encoded by the exons ATGTTGAAG GCACCAAACGTCCAAAGGAGCTCCACTAATGATGACGATTATCTTTGGGAATTCCCAGTCCCATATGTTTTAAGAAATGACCTtg AGATTAATGCTAAAGGAGTGATCCTGAGGGCCCTCGACGAGTACAGGCTCAAGTCATGCATTGACTTCAGACCAAGGAACGAAGAATACTATTACATCAACGTCAGAAAGTTAAACGG aTGCTGGTCATATGTTGGAAAGTATTTTAGTGGACAGGAGATCTCCATCGGCAGTTATTGTGATACAATCAGCACTGTTCAACATGAGTTTCTCCACGCTCTTGGCTTCTACCACGAACAAAGCCGCTATGACAGAGATGATCATGTAAAGATTCAGTTTGAGAACATCATAGAAG GTTTTGAGGGCAACTTTGAGAAAGTTAATAAGACAGACAGCACGGTTTCGGGACTCCCATATGACTACAACTCAGTGATGCACTATAGCTCTGGAGCATTCTCCAATGGAAACGGGTCTACAATTGTCACCAAAGATCCAAAGTTCCagaatgtgattggtcaaagaCAGCAAATGAGTCCAATCGATGTTAAGGAGTTGAACCGCCGCTACAAATGCA AGTCAACCACTGCATTCCACatgttctgcagcttctctaaTGAGAGCATGTGTGGAATGAACAGCTGCTCAAACAGTGGCAATGACAATGGCTGGGAAATGGTAAAACAAGCACAGGGTGGACCTGAAACTGACCACACCACTCTACCCACTGCCAGCAGTATGAATGGTAAGA AAGAAGGTTATTTCATGCATGCTAGCACAGCAAGCGGTGAGGAAGGTAAAACCTCACAGCTGGAGACCAAGATGATGGAGCCAACCAGGGAGTGTCATGTCCAGTGTCTCCAGTTCTATTATTACCACAGTGGGAGCGAGTCAGACATACTGAACATCTGGATCAGAGAGTTTGACGATCAATACGACCTTGAGGGAACCCGCCGCCTCATGGGACAGATCACTG GTCCTCAAACATCTCACTGGCGCATCCATCATGTTTCCCTGAATGCCACCAAGCACTTCCAGGTGGAGTTTGAGGCACTTACAGGAGCAGGGAACTCTTCAGGCGGTTTCTCAATTGATGACATCAATTTGTCCGAGATCGAGTGTCCACATGGGTCCTTGCAGATAGATAATTATAtggagaacaacaacaaaacatcttTCATCTACAGCCCACGGCAGTACACCATAGACGGCTATGCCTACCGTATAGCAGTACAGTTTAAGGGATCTTACTTTTCACTGATTATGCAAATGTTGTCAGGCGAAAATGATGAGAAGCTGCAGTGGCCTTGCTTACAGAGGCAAATGACTCTACGAATGCTGGATCAGACACCAAACTTACAGCTGCACATGTCAGATGAAGGAAGTTTCACCACAAGCCCAAATCAAGTCAACAACTTAG GTTTAAGTCCATGGGACAATCCTCGTAAGAATGGAACTGAATTCGTTGATGAGAATAATCAGACTGCCTTTGCCGGACCATTGCAAGGCTACAAAACTTTTGCATATATTGATCTAATTCAATCCAGAAACTACGTCAAGGGAGACAGTTTGATTATAACCTTCAGCTTCCAAG ATCTCAATCCCTTGATAAATGAAAGTGCTTTACCATGTCCTGAGCTGGCACCAGTAAAGCTTGAACCTCCCATGGATCTGGATAGTGGCTCATGTGTACCACG GATCGCCCCCGTCACccgaccacctcctcctccaacaaTGCCTCCTAAAACAACGCATCCGACACCAACGCATCCTACAACAATGCCTCCTAAAACAACTGATGACAAAAG CATCTTTGGCTTCTCTCCTGCAATGGTGGCTTCTCCTGTCCTCACCCTGCTGCTCGCACTGATGCTTTCAATGCCATGA
- the LOC133013935 gene encoding meprin A subunit beta-like has protein sequence MAKLSPSMSNVVILDELEIIDVEALNLHDDIVEAPNVQRSSLSNDDWLWKSPVPYVLGNDLEINAKGVILRALDEYRLKSCIDFRPWNDEYYYINVRKLDGCWSYVGRTFSGQEISIGRNCDSTSIVQHEFLHALSFFHEQSRYDRDDHVKIQFENVIEGFESNFEKVSKTESTVSGVPYDYNSVMHYGSGAFSNGNGSTIVTKDPKFQNVIGQRLQMSPMDVKELNRRYKCKSTTAFHMFCSFSNESMCGMNSCSNSGNDSGWEMVKQAQGGPETDHTTLPTASSMNGTEEGYFMHASTASGEEGKTSRLETKMMEPTRECHVQCLQFYYYHSGSESDILNIWIREFDDQYDLEGTRRLMGQITGPQTSHWRIHHVSLNATKHFQVEFEARTGAGNSSGGFSIDDINLSEIECPHGSLQIDNYMERSNNKATIYSPRQYTIDGYAYRIAVQFRGSYFSLSVQMLSGENDEKLQWPCLQRQMTLRMLDQTTNLQLHMSAERSFTTSPNDVNNLGLSPWDNPRKNGTEVVDENNQTAFAGQLEGFRYFANIDLIQSRNYVKGDSLIITFSFQDLNPLINESALPCPELAPGKIAHPPMDLDSGPCVPRIAPVTRPPPPTTMPPKTTHPTPTHSTTMPPKTTDDKSLPTGTMIPMVTASLALMAGTLRLTP, from the exons ATGGCCAAGTTGTCTCCATCGATGAGCAATGTGGTCATCTTG gaCGAACTAGAAATAATAGACGTTGAGG CACTCAATTTACATGATGATATTGTGGAG GCACCAAACGTCCAAAGGAGCTCACTTAGTAATGACGACTGGCTTTGGAAATCCCCAGTCCCATATGTTTTGGGAAATGACCTtg AGATTAATGCTAAAGGAGTGATCCTGAGGGCCCTCGACGAGTACAGGCTCAAGTCATGCATTGACTTCAGACCATGGAACGACGAATACTATTACATCAACGTCAGAAAGCTGGACGg aTGCTGGTCATATGTTGGAAGGACATTTAGTGGACAGGAGATCTCCATTGGCAGAAATTGTGATTCAACCAGCATTGTTCAACATGAGTTTCTCCACGCTCTAAGCTTCTTCCACGAACAAAGCCGCTATGACAGAGATGATCATGTAAAGATTCAGTTTGAGAACGTCATAGAAG GTTTTGAGTCCAACTTTGAGAAAGTTAGTAAGACAGAGAGCACGGTTTCGGGAGTCCCATATGACTACAACTCAGTGATGCACTATGGCTCTGGAGCATTCTCCAATGGAAACGGGTCTACAATTGTCACCAAAGATCCAAAGTTCCagaatgtgattggtcaaagaCTGCAAATGAGTCCAATGGATGTTAAGGAGTTGAACCGCCGCTACAAATGCA AGTCAACCACTGCATTTCACatgttctgcagcttctctaaTGAGAGCATGTGTGGAATGAACAGCTGCTCAAACAGTGGCAATGACAGTGGCTGGGAAATGGTAAAACAAGCACAGGGTGGACCTGAAACTGACCACACCACTCTACCCACTGCCAGCAGTATGAATG GTACAGAAGAAGGTTATTTCATGCATGCTAGTACAGCAAGCGGTGAGGAAGGTAAAACCTCACGGCTGGAGACCAAGATGATGGAGCCAACCCGGGAGTGTCATGTCCAGTGTCTTCAGTTCTATTATTACCACAGTGGGAGCGAGTCAGACATACTGAACATCTGGATCAGAGAGTTTGACGATCAATACGACCTTGAGGGAACCCGCCGCCTCATGGGACAGATCACTG GTCCTCAAACATCTCACTGGCGCATCCATCATGTTTCCCTGAATGCCACCAAGCACTTCCAGGTGGAGTTTGAGGCTCGTACAGGAGCAGGGAACTCTTCAGGCGGTTTCTCAATTGATGACATCAATTTGTCCGAGATCGAGTGTCCACATGGGTCCTTGCAGATAGATAATTATATGGAGAGAAGCAACAATAAAGCTACAATCTACAGCCCACGGCAGTACACCATAGACGGCTATGCCTACCGTATAGCAGTACAGTTTAGGGGATCCTACTTTTCACTGAGTGTGCAAATGTTGTCAGGCGAAAATGATGAGAAGCTGCAGTGGCCTTGCTTACAAAGGCAAATGACTCTACGAATGCTGGATCAGACAACAAACTTACAGCTGCACATGTCAGCTGAAAGAAGTTTCACCACGAGCCCAAATGATGTCAACAACTTAG GTTTAAGTCCATGGGACAATCCTCGTAAGAATGGAACTGAAGTCGTTGATGAGAATAATCAGACCGCCTTTGCCGGACAATTAGAAGGCTTCAGATATTTTGCAAATATTGATCTAATTCAATCCAGAAACTACGTCAAGGGAGACAGTTTGATTATAACCTTCAGCTTCCAAG ATCTCAACCCCTTGATAAATGAAAGTGCTTTACCATGTCCTGAGCTGGCACCAGGGAAGATTGCACATCCTCCCATGGATCTGGATAGTGGCCCATGTGTACCACG GATCGCCCCCGTCACCCGACCACCTCCTCCTACAACAATGCCTCCTAAAACAACGCATCCGACACCAACGCATTCTACAACAATGCCTCCTAAAACAACTGATGACAAAAG TCTTCCAACAGGAACCATGATTCCCATGGTGACAGCCTCACTGGCCCTGATGGCAGGAACCCTCCGCTTGACACCCTGA